The Cupriavidus sp. EM10 genome includes a region encoding these proteins:
- a CDS encoding NAD(P)/FAD-dependent oxidoreductase: protein MAAVKPRLVVVGNGMAAMRTVEELLKLAPDLYDITVFGAEPYGNYNRILLSPVLAGEKTVDDIMLNTRDWYTRNGIELLAGDPVVAIDRPRRTVRSASGKEVHYDRLLLATGSKPFIIPVPGHTLDGVIAFRDIQDVETMLHAARNHRHAVVIGGGLLGLEAANGLMRQGMDVTVVHLADSLMERQLDKPAADLLKVALERKGLRFLLGAQTAGILGESRVTGVLFKDGTQIPADLVVMTAGVRPNIELAAGAGLRCERAIVVDDTLQTFDPRIYAVGECVQHRNATFGLVAPIWDQARVCAAHLAGAGHRRYVQQATATKLKVTGVDLYSAGDFIGAEGSEDLVLRDPRRGVYKRLVLQDGRLVGAVLYGDVKDGPWYFDLIQSGKPVAALRQRLLFGQAQCEALAA from the coding sequence ATCGCCGCCGTGAAGCCGCGGCTGGTGGTGGTCGGCAACGGCATGGCCGCCATGCGCACGGTCGAGGAACTGCTGAAGCTCGCGCCGGACCTGTACGACATCACGGTGTTCGGCGCCGAGCCCTACGGCAACTACAACCGCATCCTGCTGAGCCCGGTGCTCGCCGGCGAGAAGACCGTCGACGACATCATGCTCAACACGCGCGACTGGTACACCCGGAACGGCATCGAACTGCTGGCCGGTGACCCCGTGGTGGCCATCGACCGTCCGCGCCGCACGGTGCGCTCGGCTTCGGGGAAGGAAGTCCACTACGACCGCCTGCTGCTGGCCACCGGGTCCAAGCCGTTCATCATTCCGGTGCCGGGCCACACGCTGGACGGCGTGATCGCCTTCCGCGACATCCAGGACGTGGAAACCATGCTGCACGCCGCGCGGAACCATCGCCACGCGGTGGTGATCGGCGGCGGCCTGCTGGGACTGGAGGCCGCCAACGGCCTGATGCGCCAGGGCATGGACGTCACCGTGGTGCATCTGGCCGACAGCCTGATGGAGCGCCAGCTCGACAAGCCCGCCGCCGACCTGCTGAAGGTGGCGCTCGAACGCAAGGGCCTGCGCTTCCTGCTGGGCGCACAGACCGCCGGCATCCTGGGCGAAAGCCGCGTGACTGGCGTGCTGTTCAAGGACGGCACGCAGATCCCGGCCGACCTGGTGGTGATGACTGCCGGCGTGCGCCCCAATATCGAACTGGCCGCTGGCGCCGGCCTGCGCTGCGAGCGCGCCATCGTGGTGGACGACACGCTGCAGACCTTCGACCCGCGCATCTACGCCGTCGGCGAATGCGTGCAGCACCGCAACGCCACGTTTGGCCTGGTAGCGCCGATCTGGGACCAGGCCCGCGTCTGCGCCGCCCACCTGGCCGGTGCCGGGCATCGGCGCTACGTGCAGCAGGCCACGGCCACCAAGCTCAAGGTGACCGGCGTGGACCTGTACTCGGCCGGCGACTTCATCGGCGCCGAGGGCAGCGAGGACCTGGTGCTGCGCGATCCGCGCCGGGGCGTCTACAAGCGGCTGGTGCTGCAGGACGGCCGGCTGGTCGGCGCCGTGCTGTACGGCGACGTAAAGGACGGCCCCTGGTATTTCGACCTGATCCAGTCCGGCAAGCCCGTGGCCGCGCTGCGCCAGCGCCTGCTGTTCGGCCAGGCCCAATGCGAGGCCCTGGCGGCCTGA
- the nirD gene encoding nitrite reductase small subunit NirD — protein sequence MSQAHHPETWTAICTLRDIVPNTGVCALVDTQQVAVFRVGRGEEVYAIANFDPNSQASVLSRGLVGSLGDRIVVASPIYKHHFDLRTGECLEAPEHSVDAYMARVYDGKVWVAASVVQRQAEEELAA from the coding sequence ATGAGCCAAGCCCACCATCCCGAAACCTGGACCGCGATCTGCACCTTGCGCGATATCGTGCCCAATACTGGTGTCTGCGCACTGGTCGACACGCAGCAGGTGGCCGTCTTCCGCGTCGGCCGGGGCGAGGAGGTCTACGCGATCGCCAATTTCGATCCCAATTCGCAGGCCAGCGTGCTGTCGCGCGGGCTGGTCGGCAGCCTGGGGGATCGCATCGTGGTGGCGTCGCCGATCTACAAGCACCACTTCGACCTGCGCACCGGCGAATGCCTGGAGGCGCCCGAGCATTCGGTGGATGCCTATATGGCCCGCGTCTATGACGGCAAGGTCTGGGTGGCGGCATCGGTCGTGCAGCGCCAGGCCGAGGAAGAACTGGCCGCCTGA
- the nirB gene encoding nitrite reductase large subunit NirB, producing MKIIIVGHGMVGHKFLECLADAGAQDLEVTVLCEEPRPAYDRVHLSEFFAGKSADDLSLVPQGFFDQHSNMLLRLNARATAIDTAAKTVTTSTGETLAYDKLVLATGSYPFVPPLPGRDRKDTFVYRTIEDLEAMLECGSRARSGVVIGGGLLGLECAKALRDMNLDTHVVEFAPRLMAVQVDDGGGRMLRQKIEELGVKAHTGKNTVEIVDGVDGTHRMNFADGTHLDTDMIVFSAGIRPRDELARDGGLAVGPRGGVVIDDNCLTSDPNVYAIGECALWDGKIYGLVAPGYDMARVAARHLRGETAQFAGADMSTKLKLMGVDVASIGDPHGNVPGSRSYQFTDERKQVYKKLVVSDCGKYLLGGVLVGDAAEYGTLLQMMLNRIELPESPEFLILPSSDGQAKPALGADALPDTAQICSCNNVSKGQICAAVTDGATSIGALKSCTKAGTACGGCVPLVTQIMKAEMKKQGMAVNNHVCEHFPYSRQELYHLVRVGKFKTFDDLLAAHGKGLGCDICKPTVGSILASCWNEFVLKEEHASLQDSNDYFLANIQKDGTYSVVPRMPGGEVTPDGLIAVGQVAKKYGLYTKITGGARVDMFGARLEELPLIWEELIAAGFESGHAYGKSLRTVKSCVGSTWCRYGVDDSVGLAIDIENRYKGLRAPHKIKFGVSGCTRECAEAQGKDVGIIATEKGWNLYVCGNGGMKPRHAELLAGDLDRETLIRYVDRFLMFYVRTADRLQRTSTWRDNLEGGLDYLKSVVIDDKLGIGAELEAEMQHVVDTYEDEWKKAVTDPETRKRFRHFVNSDLRDDNLVFLEERGQVRPARPEERNLQRSRLSHIPVVAVPAKAA from the coding sequence ATGAAGATCATCATCGTCGGGCACGGCATGGTCGGCCACAAGTTCCTGGAATGCCTGGCCGACGCCGGGGCTCAGGACCTGGAAGTGACGGTGCTCTGCGAGGAGCCGCGCCCCGCCTACGATCGCGTGCATCTGTCCGAATTCTTCGCCGGCAAGTCGGCCGACGACCTGTCGCTGGTGCCGCAAGGCTTCTTCGACCAGCACAGCAACATGCTGCTGCGCCTGAACGCCAGGGCCACGGCGATCGATACGGCCGCGAAGACAGTCACCACGTCCACGGGCGAAACCCTGGCCTACGACAAGCTCGTGCTGGCTACCGGCTCCTACCCCTTCGTCCCCCCGCTGCCGGGCAGGGATCGCAAGGACACCTTCGTCTATCGCACCATCGAAGACCTGGAAGCGATGCTCGAATGCGGCAGCCGCGCCAGATCCGGCGTGGTGATCGGCGGCGGCCTGCTGGGCCTGGAATGCGCCAAGGCCCTGCGCGACATGAACCTGGACACCCACGTGGTGGAGTTCGCCCCGCGCCTGATGGCCGTGCAGGTGGACGACGGCGGCGGCCGCATGCTCCGCCAGAAAATCGAGGAACTGGGCGTCAAGGCACACACCGGCAAGAACACCGTGGAGATCGTCGATGGCGTCGACGGCACGCACCGCATGAACTTTGCCGATGGCACGCACCTGGACACCGACATGATCGTGTTCTCCGCCGGCATCCGTCCGCGTGACGAACTGGCGCGCGATGGCGGCCTGGCGGTGGGTCCGCGCGGCGGCGTCGTGATCGACGACAACTGCCTGACCTCGGACCCGAACGTCTACGCCATTGGCGAATGCGCGCTGTGGGACGGCAAGATCTACGGCCTGGTGGCTCCGGGCTACGACATGGCCCGCGTGGCGGCCCGCCACCTGCGCGGCGAGACGGCGCAATTTGCCGGCGCCGACATGAGCACCAAGCTCAAGCTGATGGGCGTGGACGTTGCCAGCATCGGCGACCCGCACGGCAACGTGCCGGGCAGCCGCTCGTACCAGTTCACCGACGAGCGCAAGCAGGTCTACAAGAAGCTGGTGGTGTCCGATTGCGGCAAGTACCTGCTGGGCGGCGTGCTGGTGGGCGATGCGGCCGAGTACGGCACGCTGCTGCAGATGATGCTGAACCGCATCGAGCTGCCCGAATCGCCCGAATTCCTGATCCTGCCGTCGTCGGACGGCCAGGCAAAGCCGGCGTTGGGTGCCGATGCCCTGCCCGACACTGCGCAGATCTGCTCGTGCAACAACGTCAGCAAGGGCCAGATCTGCGCCGCCGTGACCGATGGCGCCACCAGCATCGGCGCCCTGAAGTCGTGCACCAAGGCCGGCACGGCCTGCGGCGGCTGCGTGCCGCTGGTCACGCAGATCATGAAGGCCGAGATGAAGAAGCAGGGCATGGCCGTGAACAACCATGTCTGCGAACACTTCCCGTACTCGCGCCAGGAGCTGTACCACCTGGTGCGCGTGGGCAAGTTCAAGACGTTCGACGACCTGCTGGCCGCGCACGGCAAGGGCCTGGGCTGCGATATCTGCAAGCCCACCGTGGGCAGCATCCTGGCGTCGTGCTGGAACGAGTTCGTGCTCAAGGAAGAGCACGCCAGCCTGCAGGATTCCAACGACTACTTCCTGGCCAATATCCAGAAGGACGGCACGTACTCGGTGGTGCCGCGCATGCCCGGCGGCGAGGTCACGCCGGACGGCCTGATCGCCGTGGGCCAGGTGGCCAAGAAGTACGGCCTCTACACGAAGATCACCGGGGGCGCACGGGTGGACATGTTCGGCGCCCGGCTGGAGGAACTGCCGCTGATCTGGGAGGAACTGATCGCGGCCGGCTTCGAATCGGGGCATGCCTACGGCAAGTCGCTGCGCACGGTGAAGTCGTGCGTGGGCTCCACGTGGTGCCGCTATGGCGTGGATGATTCGGTGGGCCTGGCCATCGACATCGAGAACCGCTACAAGGGCCTGCGCGCGCCGCACAAGATCAAGTTCGGCGTGTCGGGCTGCACGCGCGAGTGCGCCGAGGCACAGGGCAAGGACGTGGGCATCATCGCCACCGAAAAGGGCTGGAACCTCTACGTCTGCGGCAACGGCGGCATGAAGCCGCGCCACGCCGAGCTGCTGGCCGGCGACCTGGACCGCGAGACGCTGATCCGCTACGTCGACCGGTTCCTGATGTTCTACGTGCGCACGGCCGACCGCCTGCAGCGCACCAGCACGTGGCGCGACAACCTCGAAGGCGGCCTGGACTACCTGAAGTCCGTGGTCATCGACGACAAGCTGGGCATCGGCGCCGAACTCGAAGCCGAGATGCAGCACGTGGTGGACACCTACGAGGACGAGTGGAAAAAGGCCGTCACCGACCCCGAGACCCGCAAGCGCTTCCGCCATTTTGTGAACAGCGACCTGCGCGACGACAACCTGGTCTTCCTGGAGGAACGCGGCCAGGTGCGGCCCGCCAGGCCGGAGGAACGGAACTTGCAGCGTTCCCGCCTGAGCCACATTCCCGTGGTTGCCGTGCCCGCAAAAGCAGCCTGA
- a CDS encoding MFS transporter yields the protein MNGKATRIDLLSLKTPQMRAFHLTWMAFFVCFFAWFACAPLMPVLKGEFGLTPGQIANINIAAVAVTILVRLVIGPMCDRFGPRKTYTGLLAIGAIPVIGVAFAQNYETFLFFRLLIGAVGASFVITQYHTSVMFAPNVVGTANAASAGWGNAGGGAAQGAMPLLLAAVLFLGVDHAMGWRVALIVPGVLMLVMAVVYWRFTQDCPEGNFSDLRAQGIAVSGGKGGGGWASFRAASTNYRVWMLFITYGACFGVEIFIHNVAATFYVDHFGLSLSAAGMAAASFGLLALFARALGGYVSDRVARRSGLDARSIVLFVFILGEGLGLLAFAHASGVVTAVVAMLVFGLFTHMACGATYALVPFIDRKALGGVAGIIGAGGNVGAVAAGFLMKGLGDLQQTLTYLGVAATLAALCAIAVRFSAEHKAREQALYDSALAS from the coding sequence ATGAACGGCAAAGCCACCCGGATCGACCTGCTGAGTCTCAAGACCCCGCAGATGCGCGCCTTCCACCTGACCTGGATGGCGTTCTTCGTCTGCTTCTTCGCGTGGTTTGCCTGCGCGCCGCTGATGCCGGTGCTCAAGGGCGAGTTCGGCCTCACGCCTGGGCAGATCGCCAATATCAATATCGCCGCCGTCGCCGTGACCATCCTGGTCCGTCTGGTGATCGGGCCGATGTGCGACCGGTTTGGCCCGCGCAAGACCTACACCGGCCTGCTGGCCATCGGCGCGATCCCGGTGATTGGAGTGGCCTTTGCGCAGAACTACGAGACCTTCCTGTTCTTCCGCCTGCTGATCGGCGCGGTAGGCGCGAGCTTTGTCATCACGCAGTACCACACGTCGGTGATGTTCGCGCCAAACGTGGTGGGCACGGCCAACGCGGCGTCGGCCGGATGGGGCAATGCTGGCGGCGGCGCCGCGCAGGGTGCCATGCCGCTGCTGCTGGCAGCCGTGCTGTTCCTGGGCGTGGACCACGCCATGGGCTGGCGCGTGGCGCTGATCGTGCCGGGCGTGCTGATGCTGGTCATGGCCGTCGTGTACTGGCGCTTCACGCAAGACTGCCCGGAAGGCAATTTCTCGGACCTGCGCGCCCAAGGCATTGCGGTGAGCGGCGGCAAGGGCGGTGGCGGCTGGGCCAGCTTCCGCGCGGCCAGCACCAACTACCGCGTATGGATGCTGTTCATCACGTACGGCGCGTGCTTTGGCGTGGAGATTTTCATCCACAACGTGGCCGCCACCTTCTATGTGGACCACTTCGGCCTGTCGCTGTCGGCCGCCGGCATGGCCGCCGCCAGCTTCGGCCTGCTGGCCCTGTTTGCCCGTGCGCTGGGTGGCTACGTGTCCGACCGCGTCGCCCGCCGCAGCGGCCTTGATGCCCGCTCGATCGTGCTGTTCGTCTTCATCCTGGGCGAAGGCCTGGGCCTGCTGGCCTTCGCCCACGCCTCGGGCGTGGTAACGGCCGTGGTCGCCATGCTGGTGTTCGGCCTGTTCACCCACATGGCCTGCGGCGCCACCTACGCGCTGGTGCCGTTCATCGACCGCAAGGCGCTGGGCGGCGTGGCCGGGATCATCGGCGCGGGCGGCAACGTCGGCGCCGTGGCGGCTGGCTTCCTGATGAAGGGCCTGGGCGACCTGCAGCAGACGCTGACGTACCTGGGCGTGGCCGCCACGCTGGCGGCGCTATGCGCCATCGCCGTGCGCTTCAGCGCCGAGCACAAGGCCCGCGAGCAGGCGCTCTACGACAGTGCCCTGGCCAGCTGA
- a CDS encoding helix-turn-helix domain-containing protein, whose translation MNTPPPSISPEDFAQCSIAATLSLIGEKWTILILRDVFSGVQRFDDFLERLQCSPAVLSARLKTLTEAGVLRKVSYKEPGERERFAYRPTRAAVELLPVIVGLMQWGDAHMKPDGQGPAEIRSRVNGLRVRSALIDEADQLVSPSDMQLVSLLPKPVPATESKGSGPAHAPPPRIAPHHSRAAAQLWRGTSMQIRDA comes from the coding sequence ATGAATACGCCACCGCCTTCGATCTCGCCTGAAGACTTCGCGCAATGCTCGATTGCCGCCACGTTGTCGCTGATCGGCGAAAAGTGGACGATTCTGATCTTGCGCGACGTATTTTCCGGGGTCCAGCGGTTCGACGACTTCCTGGAACGCCTCCAGTGCTCCCCCGCCGTGCTTTCCGCGCGACTGAAGACGTTGACCGAGGCCGGCGTGCTGCGCAAGGTCAGCTACAAGGAGCCGGGCGAGCGCGAGCGCTTTGCCTACCGCCCCACTCGGGCGGCCGTCGAACTGCTGCCGGTCATTGTCGGCCTGATGCAATGGGGCGACGCACATATGAAGCCCGATGGCCAGGGGCCGGCTGAAATCCGGTCGCGGGTCAACGGCCTCAGGGTGCGCTCGGCATTGATCGATGAGGCCGATCAGCTGGTGTCGCCCTCTGACATGCAACTGGTGTCCCTCCTCCCCAAGCCGGTACCGGCGACTGAAAGCAAAGGCAGCGGTCCGGCACACGCACCGCCGCCGCGCATTGCACCGCACCATAGCCGTGCGGCCGCCCAACTCTGGCGCGGCACCAGCATGCAGATTCGTGACGCATAG
- a CDS encoding GNAT family N-acetyltransferase — protein MNEGKVGESTAGSRVREESWMARGGGQVTLRSVRPADQEGLRTFVDGLSRESRYYRFMTGGRVADEIIHGFVAHHPQRDVAIVVTVQGEDGAEAIVANAEYVVNPDNVAELAVVVADDWQGQGLGRRLIQRLQQIARASRLQGMRGDVLSENRRMLAIMRDCGFAARRNPEDSFLHEVSLSLAEPADRASRPARGHWLPRDWFADN, from the coding sequence ATGAACGAGGGCAAGGTAGGGGAAAGCACAGCAGGTTCGCGCGTGCGCGAGGAAAGCTGGATGGCCCGCGGCGGCGGCCAGGTGACGTTGCGCAGCGTTCGGCCGGCTGACCAGGAAGGACTGCGTACCTTTGTGGATGGCCTGTCGCGGGAAAGTCGCTACTACCGTTTCATGACCGGGGGCCGGGTAGCCGATGAGATAATCCACGGCTTTGTGGCGCATCACCCGCAGCGCGACGTTGCCATCGTGGTAACCGTGCAGGGAGAAGACGGCGCGGAAGCAATTGTCGCCAACGCCGAATACGTGGTGAATCCCGACAATGTGGCGGAACTGGCGGTGGTCGTGGCCGACGACTGGCAGGGACAGGGCCTGGGCCGGCGCTTGATCCAGCGACTGCAACAAATTGCGCGAGCCAGCCGATTGCAAGGCATGCGCGGCGACGTACTCAGCGAAAACCGTCGCATGCTGGCCATCATGCGCGACTGTGGATTCGCCGCGCGCCGCAACCCCGAGGACAGCTTCCTGCATGAGGTCAGCCTGTCGCTGGCCGAGCCAGCCGATCGTGCCTCGCGGCCAGCTCGCGGGCATTGGCTGCCGCGCGACTGGTTTGCCGACAACTAG
- a CDS encoding SDR family oxidoreductase: MEAKVSRRHVVITGAAGALGRAVASRFAGEGARLALIDHNLQHLQSVFAHPEPDHGGTLLHAADVTSDSAMAPVAAAILDAFGTVDVLVHVAGGFEMGEPTHALSRESWQRMMDLNAWSFVAVTGHFIPAMMFQRSGKVVAVSARGAATGAATMGAYTASKSALQRLVESLSHEVRGSGINVNSIAPSILDTPANRHAMPSADPARWVSTGAAARAVAFLASDGAEAMHGQHLVLDGLS, from the coding sequence ATGGAAGCCAAGGTGTCGCGTCGTCATGTCGTCATTACGGGAGCCGCCGGCGCCCTGGGCCGGGCGGTGGCCAGCCGGTTCGCCGGAGAGGGGGCGCGGCTGGCGCTGATCGACCACAACCTGCAGCATCTGCAGAGCGTGTTCGCGCATCCCGAGCCCGACCATGGCGGCACGCTGCTGCACGCGGCCGACGTGACATCGGATAGCGCGATGGCCCCCGTGGCCGCCGCTATCCTCGACGCTTTCGGCACGGTCGACGTGCTGGTCCACGTGGCCGGCGGCTTCGAGATGGGCGAGCCCACCCACGCCTTGAGCCGCGAATCCTGGCAGCGCATGATGGACCTCAACGCATGGTCGTTCGTGGCCGTGACGGGGCACTTCATTCCGGCGATGATGTTCCAGCGCAGCGGCAAGGTCGTCGCCGTCTCGGCGCGCGGCGCCGCCACCGGTGCCGCCACGATGGGCGCCTATACCGCCTCCAAGAGCGCGTTGCAGCGGCTGGTGGAAAGCCTGTCGCACGAGGTCAGGGGCTCGGGCATCAATGTCAACAGCATCGCGCCAAGCATCCTTGACACGCCCGCCAACCGTCATGCCATGCCATCGGCCGACCCGGCGCGGTGGGTATCCACGGGCGCCGCCGCGCGGGCGGTGGCTTTCCTGGCATCCGACGGGGCCGAGGCCATGCATGGTCAGCATCTGGTGCTCGATGGGTTGAGCTGA